AACTGATTAAAGACAAAGAAATCAGTGAAGATGAAGAGCGCCGCATGCAGGATGAAGTACAAAAGCTCACAGACAAATACGTGGCTGAAGTCGATAAGCTGTTGCAAGCCAAAGAAACTGAATTATTGGCTGTTTAACTTTGAATTATTCGACTTTCTCAAACATTCTTAGCTCGGTATATTAAGTGGCTTTTTTTAGCAGCTCCACGCGTGTTATCCCCATTATTGGCGAGATTCCTAACCATGTTGCAGTGATTATGGATGGCAATGGGCGTTGGGCTAAAAAGCGCTTTCTGCCAAGAATTGCAGGCCACAAACGCGGCGTTGATACCGTACGTGAGCTTGTTAAGCAATGTGCGACGATAGGCGTTAATTACCTCACTTTATTTGCTTTCAGTAGCGAAAACTGGCGGAGGCCTGCCGAAGAAGTTTCATTCCTGATGGGGCTTTTTATGGAAGCCCTGAATAGCGAGGTGAAGAAACTACATGAAAACAATATTCGACTGATCATGATCGGCGATCGCTCAAAATTTGATGCTGCCTTGATTGCACAAATTGATACTGCCGAACAACTCACACAATACAATACTGGCTTAACACTGACGATTGCCGCTAATTATGGTGGTCGTTGGGACATCATGCAGGCAATACACAAGCTGCAACAGCAACATCCAAAATTAGCCAATAGTTTTACTGAAGATGACTTAACGCCTTTTCTCTCAATGAGCTATGCACCTGAGCCAGATTTGTTTATTCGCACTGGCGGTGAGCAACGCGTAAGTAATTTTCTACTGTGGCAAATGGCTTATAGTGAGCTGTACTTTACCGACACTCTTTGGCCAGACTTTGATGAAGTCGCTTTTAAGCTCGCTATAGAGTCATACCAGCAAAGGGAGCGTCGATTTGGGCGCACTGGCGATCAGTTGTATGGCGAAGCCTCGCAAACAACAGATCGCTTGAAAGCCAATTAGCATGCTTAAAACGCGCATCATTACTTCAATTGTTCTTGTCCCTCTATTTTTAGCTGCGCTATTTCTATTACCCCCGTTATTCTGGACTCTACTTATGCTCGGAGTCATTGCGATAGGTGCGTGGGAATGGGGTGGCCTAATCAAGCTCAAGCGTGTTGCGCGCCAGACTTTCGTTGCCGCTACAGTAGTCATCGGCATCTCTATCATCATGCCAATCAATCTGGAAGTCGCACTACTACAAAGACAGGTTGTTCTATTTACTATTCTTGTTGCCGCAGTTTTTTGGGCATTATTGGTGCCATTGTGGCTAGGCGTTCGCCGGCCTATAAACAGTTTCTTGATTAACATTATTATGGGATGGCTGATTCTACTGGCAACTTGGCTTAGTCTCGTGATAATCCCGCTAAAGAGCCCTTGGGTATTGCTGGGTGTAATGGCTACCGTTTGGATTGCAGATAGTGCAGCTTATTTTGCAGGAAAACGCTTTGGCAGGCGTAAACTCGCAGCTTCGATTAGCCCTGGTAAGACTTGGGAAGGCGTAGCGGGCGCATTGTTGGCAGTCAGTCTGTACGGATTGATACTCTGCCAAACCTATCATCTTGATATGATATTAATCCCTGGATTATTGATTCTTACCGCATTAAGCGTGATTGGTGATTTGTTTGAGTCTTTAATGAAGCGCCATGCTGGAATTAAAGATAGCGGACGTATATTGCCAGGCCATGGTGGCATTTTAGACAGAATTGATGGCCTCACAGCTAGCCTGCCCCTGGCCGCAGTCTTTATTTACCTTACCGATTATTACGAGCTATGGATGCAATTGCGATGAGTGCACCTATTATACAGAACGTCACCATCCTCGGAGCAACTGGCACTATCGGTCTGCATACGCTGGACGTAATTGCACGGCATCCAGATCGCTTTCGCGCTTATGCATTAACTGCCAATACTAATGTCGATGTATTGTTTGAGCAGTGCCGGAAATTTGAACCAGTCTATGCGGTGATGCTGGATGAGCGCGCTGCAGATAGCTTAAAGACTAAACTGCAAATTGCAGGGTTGGTCACAGAAGTATTATTCGGCATGGATGCCTTGGAGTTCGTATCAGCACACCTCGATGTACATGCCGTAATGGCTGCTATTGTTGGTGCGGCAGGGTTGAAACCAGCCATTGCAGCCGCGGAATCGGGCAAACGTATTTTGCTGGCGAATAAAGAAACGCTGGTGATGTCTGGTAGCTTGTTTATGCAAGCCGTGGAAAAGGGCGGTGCGACTTTGCTGCCGATTGATAGCGAGCACAATGCAATTTTTCAGGTCATGCCTCAGCAGAAGTTTGCAACGCTTAAGAGCGGTGGCATTAAGAAAATACTGATTACTGCTTCTGGCGGCCCTTTCAGGAAAGCTACTGATGATGAGCTTAGTGCAGTAACAGTCAAGCAGGCATTGAATCATCCTAATTGGGTGATGGGGCCCAAAATCACAGTAGATTCCGCCACATTGATGAACAAAGGTTTAGAGGTAATCGAAGCCCACTGGCTGTTTAATGCGGCCCCCGAGCAAATTGAAGTCGTTGTGCATCCTCAAAGTGTGATCCACTCCATGGTCGAATATGTAGATGGCTCTGTATTGGCACAATTGGGTAATCCTGATATGCGTACGCCTATTGCCTATGCGCTTGGCTACCCTGAGCGAATTGAAAGTGGCGTGAGTTCACTCGATTTATTCAAAATCGCTAGACTCGATTTTGAAGAGCCCGACACTGTGCGCTTTCCCTGTCTGCGACTTGCTTTTGATGCGCTGAAAAAAGGTGGAACAGCGCCTGCGATACTTAATGCTGCAAACGAAATCGCTGTTGAAGCATTCCTGAACGGGAAAATTGGCTTTATGGGAATCCCACGAATCATTGAATCAGTGTTGAGCGATGCGACCATTTCTCTGGCATCTAGCCTGAGCACCGTGATAGAGGCCGATAAGCTTGCCCGCAAGGCGGCTAAAGAATGGATGCTCACCTACTCATGCTAACCGTTGTTTCTTTTTTAGTAACCTTAGGCATATTAATTACGGTGCATGAATATGGCCATTATCAGGTGGCTAGATGGTGTGGCGTGAAGGTATTGAAGTTTTCAATCGGTTTTGGCAAGCCATTATTCGCTAAAAAACTTGGCAATGATCAAACAGAATATGTGTTGGCTGCTTTGCCACTGGGTGGCTATGTGAAAATGCTCGATGAGCGTGAAGCGCCAGTTGAAGAACATGAGGTTTCACGTGCATTCAATCGCCAGCCAGTATGGAAGCGCATCGCCATTGTATCGGCAGGGCCTGCGGCTAACCTGATACTGGCTGTTTTGCTTTATTGGGTTATTTTCATGTCAGGCGTCACTGGTGTTAAGCCCATTATTGGCGATATTCCTCAAGATAGCCCCGCCGCGCAGGCTAGCATTAAATCTGGCGAATTAATTACCAGCGTGAACAATACCGCTGTCGCAAGCTGGCAAGATGTGCGTTGGGTATTAGTTCAGCAAAAACTTAAAAGTAATCATGTAGAGATTGAAGCCTCAATCAATGGACAGTCATATATTCATGAGCTATCACTAGATAGCATTACAGATAGCGACTTTGAGTCGGATTTTCTGACCAAGCTTGGTTTAACGACTTACCAGCCCGATTTGCAGCCTAAAATTGGCGATATTACGGCTGGTAGCGCTGCTGAAAAAGCGGGCATGAAAACCGGAGATTTAGTGCTCTCAGTCAATGACCAAGGCATTGGCCATTGGGAAAATTTTGTGAATGTCATACGCCAACATCCAAGTCAGCGCCTGGATGTGAAACTCGTACGTGACAATAAGACGATCAACCTTTTTGTTACGCCAGATGCTATTGATGATAATGGCAAACAGATTGGCCGTGTTGGCGCTGCCTACCAGGTTGATCCTGCAGTGATTGATCAATTTTTGGTTGATGTTAAATATTCACCACTCACTGCGTTATCGAAAGCGGCGGATAAAACCTGGGAAACTTCCATATTCAGTCTAAAAATGCTTGGCAGCATGCTGACTGGTGATGTCTCATGGAGAGGCTTGAGTGGACCCGTAACGATTGCTAGTTATGCTGGCCAAAGTGCACATATGGGTATTAAGGCTTTTATCGGGTTTCTCGCATTGGTCAGCATTAGCTTAGGTGTGCTAAATCTACTGCCTGTACCTGTGTTGGATGGCGGCCATTTGTTGTATTATATGATAGAGATTTTTAAGGGAAGCCCAGTTTCCGATAAAGCAATGGAAATGGGGCAGCGCGTTGGGTTTGCACTGCTAGGTTTGCTGATGGCATGCGCTTTTTATAACGATATCAATCGATTGATAACAGGCTGATTTTAATGAAGTTGAGTCATATGCTTAGATACATACCACTATTCTTTTTGGGCATGTATGCACTGTCAGCCATGGCGATAGAGCCTTTCGTGGTCAAGGATATCCGCGTCGAAGGTATTCAACGTACTGAAGCTGGTGCGGTGTTTAACTACCTAC
This genomic window from Methyloradius palustris contains:
- the rseP gene encoding RIP metalloprotease RseP, giving the protein MLTVVSFLVTLGILITVHEYGHYQVARWCGVKVLKFSIGFGKPLFAKKLGNDQTEYVLAALPLGGYVKMLDEREAPVEEHEVSRAFNRQPVWKRIAIVSAGPAANLILAVLLYWVIFMSGVTGVKPIIGDIPQDSPAAQASIKSGELITSVNNTAVASWQDVRWVLVQQKLKSNHVEIEASINGQSYIHELSLDSITDSDFESDFLTKLGLTTYQPDLQPKIGDITAGSAAEKAGMKTGDLVLSVNDQGIGHWENFVNVIRQHPSQRLDVKLVRDNKTINLFVTPDAIDDNGKQIGRVGAAYQVDPAVIDQFLVDVKYSPLTALSKAADKTWETSIFSLKMLGSMLTGDVSWRGLSGPVTIASYAGQSAHMGIKAFIGFLALVSISLGVLNLLPVPVLDGGHLLYYMIEIFKGSPVSDKAMEMGQRVGFALLGLLMACAFYNDINRLITG
- a CDS encoding isoprenyl transferase — protein: MAFFSSSTRVIPIIGEIPNHVAVIMDGNGRWAKKRFLPRIAGHKRGVDTVRELVKQCATIGVNYLTLFAFSSENWRRPAEEVSFLMGLFMEALNSEVKKLHENNIRLIMIGDRSKFDAALIAQIDTAEQLTQYNTGLTLTIAANYGGRWDIMQAIHKLQQQHPKLANSFTEDDLTPFLSMSYAPEPDLFIRTGGEQRVSNFLLWQMAYSELYFTDTLWPDFDEVAFKLAIESYQQRERRFGRTGDQLYGEASQTTDRLKAN
- a CDS encoding phosphatidate cytidylyltransferase, which gives rise to MLKTRIITSIVLVPLFLAALFLLPPLFWTLLMLGVIAIGAWEWGGLIKLKRVARQTFVAATVVIGISIIMPINLEVALLQRQVVLFTILVAAVFWALLVPLWLGVRRPINSFLINIIMGWLILLATWLSLVIIPLKSPWVLLGVMATVWIADSAAYFAGKRFGRRKLAASISPGKTWEGVAGALLAVSLYGLILCQTYHLDMILIPGLLILTALSVIGDLFESLMKRHAGIKDSGRILPGHGGILDRIDGLTASLPLAAVFIYLTDYYELWMQLR
- the ispC gene encoding 1-deoxy-D-xylulose-5-phosphate reductoisomerase — encoded protein: MSAPIIQNVTILGATGTIGLHTLDVIARHPDRFRAYALTANTNVDVLFEQCRKFEPVYAVMLDERAADSLKTKLQIAGLVTEVLFGMDALEFVSAHLDVHAVMAAIVGAAGLKPAIAAAESGKRILLANKETLVMSGSLFMQAVEKGGATLLPIDSEHNAIFQVMPQQKFATLKSGGIKKILITASGGPFRKATDDELSAVTVKQALNHPNWVMGPKITVDSATLMNKGLEVIEAHWLFNAAPEQIEVVVHPQSVIHSMVEYVDGSVLAQLGNPDMRTPIAYALGYPERIESGVSSLDLFKIARLDFEEPDTVRFPCLRLAFDALKKGGTAPAILNAANEIAVEAFLNGKIGFMGIPRIIESVLSDATISLASSLSTVIEADKLARKAAKEWMLTYSC